A genomic stretch from uncultured Pseudodesulfovibrio sp. includes:
- the rbsD gene encoding D-ribose pyranase codes for MKNTKLINSEISYVVAKLGHFDRLTICDAGLPIPAGVQRIDLAVTEGVPAFMDVVRTVVSEMEIQGVELAEEFKDVSPELHEKLLGFFESVAIERGKPIPVSWVSHEVFKENTQKSVAVVRTGEFTPYANITLKAGVVF; via the coding sequence ATGAAAAATACCAAGCTTATTAATTCGGAGATATCATACGTTGTGGCCAAGCTGGGGCATTTTGACCGTTTGACCATTTGTGACGCCGGACTGCCCATCCCGGCAGGTGTCCAACGTATTGATCTGGCCGTGACCGAAGGCGTCCCCGCTTTTATGGATGTGGTCAGAACTGTTGTTTCCGAAATGGAAATTCAGGGAGTGGAGTTGGCTGAGGAATTTAAAGACGTCAGTCCTGAATTGCATGAGAAATTGCTCGGTTTCTTTGAGTCGGTCGCCATAGAGCGCGGCAAGCCCATTCCTGTGAGCTGGGTCAGCCATGAGGTTTTCAAGGAAAATACGCAAAAGAGTGTTGCCGTAGTGCGGACCGGGGAGTTTACCCCGTATGCCAATATCACTCTTAAAGCTGGCGTTGTTTTTTAA
- a CDS encoding IS1595 family transposase, with the protein MPADCTPDIDEEFDVLLHDDIKARNYLLERAWPTGDPFCPRCGHRKVYTLSGERLRCASCKYTFQPFSGRWINNGALSPSEWLRLIVLFVQECSVHQMKEQLGLSYNTVYKALTAIRFAILGHALDARQLISSATGLDSYLNGNRLTGGPREMHMDTIPVYGILRRDDIVFIDLVPGFQAETLFHFHMNFHLKLIRTGNLVYTDRYKDYDTLIFCGNDSLPYDVIRRYDEPPHIDAVQDEFWDYAQSRIKKFRGISCQRFPLYMKELEFRFNNRDKSIAEMLAAYLCALVPTLE; encoded by the coding sequence ATGCCCGCAGACTGCACGCCGGACATCGACGAAGAATTCGATGTACTTTTGCATGACGATATCAAGGCGCGAAACTATCTTCTTGAACGGGCATGGCCCACAGGGGACCCGTTCTGTCCACGATGCGGTCACCGCAAGGTCTACACCCTGTCGGGCGAACGACTGCGGTGTGCCAGTTGCAAATACACCTTCCAGCCCTTTTCAGGCCGGTGGATCAACAACGGTGCACTCAGCCCATCCGAATGGCTGCGACTTATCGTCCTGTTTGTGCAGGAGTGTTCAGTTCACCAGATGAAGGAACAGCTCGGTCTGTCATACAATACTGTATATAAAGCACTGACCGCCATCAGATTCGCCATTCTTGGTCACGCCCTGGATGCGCGGCAGCTTATCAGCTCGGCCACGGGACTTGACTCGTATCTCAATGGCAACAGGCTGACAGGCGGCCCCCGTGAAATGCACATGGACACCATTCCGGTCTACGGCATCCTCCGCCGTGACGACATTGTGTTCATCGATCTCGTGCCTGGATTTCAAGCAGAAACGCTCTTTCACTTTCACATGAACTTCCACCTGAAACTCATCCGAACAGGCAACCTCGTCTATACGGACAGATACAAGGATTACGACACGCTCATCTTCTGCGGCAACGACTCGCTCCCCTACGACGTGATCCGCCGTTACGACGAACCGCCGCATATCGACGCAGTACAGGACGAATTCTGGGATTATGCCCAGTCACGCATCAAGAAATTCCGCGGCATCTCCTGCCAACGATTCCCCCTCTACATGAAGGAACTCGAATTCCGGTTCAACAACCGGGACAAGTCCATCGCCGAAATGCTGGCCGCGTACCTGTGCGCGCTGGTGCCCACCCTAGAATAA
- the rbsA gene encoding ribose ABC transporter ATP-binding protein RbsA: MTELLKLENIEKSFPGVKALDGVNLRVSPGRVMGLVGENGAGKSTLMKVLTGIYRRDAGTLRYLGEERTFSGPRASQAAGISIIHQELNLLPELSIAENIFLGREKVGFLGHIRWKEMYRMADELLVKLGVTRSSRHRLGELGIGEQQMVEIAKALSFESRVIIMDEPTDTLTDTETKALFSVIRELRESGHGVVYISHRLKEIFEICDDVTVLRDGKFIGESPVADITEDGLIEMMVGRRLEEQYPRVDVELGAVSLEVKDLTGPRLEGLSFSVREGEILGISGLMGAGRTELMKAIYGAYPKYGGAIYMGGKLLDIKTPGDALDAGIAYISEDRKADSLILGLSVKENMTLTALTDFCSGIGHIDQINERRATDKYIEAFNIRTPSRRQEVGNLSGGNQQKVAIAKGLMDRPKVLILDEPTRGVDVGAKKEIYQLINSFKSEGMSIILISSEMPEILGMSDRIAVMHEGRFCGEFTAQEADQEKLMACAIGRARKEAA, from the coding sequence ATGACCGAACTGCTCAAACTTGAGAATATCGAAAAGAGCTTTCCGGGTGTCAAGGCACTGGATGGCGTGAACCTTCGGGTATCTCCCGGCAGAGTCATGGGGCTTGTGGGTGAGAACGGCGCAGGTAAGTCCACGCTCATGAAGGTACTGACCGGCATCTACAGGCGGGACGCTGGAACACTTCGGTATCTGGGCGAAGAACGAACATTCAGCGGTCCCCGTGCATCGCAGGCAGCCGGTATCAGCATCATTCATCAGGAACTCAACCTCCTGCCAGAACTTTCCATTGCCGAAAACATATTTCTGGGCCGTGAAAAGGTCGGCTTTCTGGGACATATCCGATGGAAGGAGATGTACCGGATGGCGGATGAACTACTGGTCAAACTCGGCGTGACACGATCTTCGCGTCATCGTCTTGGAGAACTGGGTATCGGTGAACAGCAGATGGTCGAGATCGCCAAGGCACTGTCTTTTGAATCTCGTGTCATCATCATGGACGAGCCGACCGACACCTTGACCGACACCGAAACCAAGGCGTTGTTCTCCGTTATTCGTGAACTGCGAGAATCCGGGCATGGCGTGGTCTATATCTCTCACCGTCTCAAGGAAATTTTTGAAATCTGTGACGACGTGACTGTTTTGCGTGATGGGAAGTTCATTGGAGAAAGTCCGGTAGCGGATATTACCGAGGATGGACTTATCGAGATGATGGTCGGTCGCAGGCTGGAAGAACAGTACCCGCGGGTAGATGTGGAACTGGGAGCGGTCAGTCTGGAGGTGAAAGACCTCACGGGACCGCGCCTCGAAGGATTGTCGTTTTCCGTGCGGGAAGGCGAGATTCTGGGCATATCCGGTCTTATGGGTGCAGGGCGTACCGAGTTGATGAAGGCAATTTACGGAGCCTATCCCAAGTACGGCGGTGCTATCTACATGGGTGGTAAACTGCTCGATATCAAGACACCCGGTGACGCCCTTGACGCCGGCATCGCTTATATCAGTGAAGATCGGAAAGCGGACAGCCTCATCCTGGGGCTGTCGGTCAAGGAGAACATGACCCTGACTGCATTGACTGATTTCTGTTCCGGCATCGGGCACATCGATCAGATCAATGAACGCCGTGCCACTGACAAATACATCGAAGCGTTCAATATCAGAACTCCATCCCGCCGACAGGAGGTCGGTAATCTGTCGGGCGGCAATCAACAGAAGGTCGCCATTGCCAAGGGGCTTATGGACCGCCCCAAGGTACTCATTCTCGACGAACCGACGCGTGGTGTTGATGTCGGGGCAAAAAAGGAAATCTATCAGCTCATTAATTCCTTCAAGTCGGAAGGTATGAGTATTATTCTGATTTCATCAGAAATGCCGGAAATACTCGGCATGAGTGATCGCATTGCCGTCATGCACGAAGGCCGTTTCTGCGGCGAGTTCACGGCACAGGAAGCGGACCAGGAAAAACTCATGGCCTGTGCCATCGGCAGGGCACGTAAGGAGGCTGCATGA
- the fdhD gene encoding formate dehydrogenase accessory sulfurtransferase FdhD, protein MDSFSYEIHEYKAGFSKTPIKSIREVPLTIVLNGKEVVTLLCTAKHPEYLAVGFLKSDAFLSSPDQITDLTVRDEGDRLVAEVETCHDPWKNRILERSITSGCGKGTNFGRNTATISKRRVNGDVRVTPEQILSLARQLHERSTLYNATRGCHNSSLCTPDEMLLFREDIGRHNAIDMICGQCFLDDVSVDDKLIVSTGRIASEILLKVIRIGVPILASTAVATSFSVELARKTGITLIGNIKDDSFWVYNDNKRIIGF, encoded by the coding sequence ATGGATTCTTTCAGTTACGAGATACACGAATACAAGGCCGGGTTTTCCAAAACCCCTATCAAGTCGATCCGCGAGGTTCCACTGACGATCGTGCTCAACGGAAAAGAAGTTGTGACTCTGTTGTGTACGGCAAAACACCCGGAATACCTGGCTGTCGGCTTTCTCAAATCCGACGCATTCCTGTCCAGCCCGGACCAGATCACGGACCTGACCGTCCGCGACGAGGGCGACCGGCTGGTGGCAGAGGTCGAAACATGCCACGATCCGTGGAAGAACCGGATTCTGGAACGGTCCATCACTTCCGGCTGCGGCAAAGGCACCAACTTCGGCCGCAACACAGCGACCATTTCCAAACGCCGCGTCAATGGTGATGTCAGAGTCACCCCTGAACAAATCCTCTCCCTAGCGCGACAGCTGCATGAGCGGTCCACCCTGTATAACGCCACACGAGGCTGTCACAACTCCTCACTGTGTACGCCGGACGAAATGCTGCTGTTCCGAGAGGATATAGGCAGACATAACGCCATCGACATGATCTGCGGCCAGTGTTTCCTCGACGATGTCTCCGTTGATGACAAACTTATTGTATCCACAGGACGCATTGCCTCGGAAATACTGCTCAAGGTCATCCGCATCGGTGTGCCCATCCTCGCTTCCACAGCAGTAGCCACCAGCTTTTCCGTAGAATTGGCACGCAAGACCGGCATCACCCTTATCGGCAACATCAAGGATGACAGCTTCTGGGTATACAACGATAACAAGCGGATCATCGGCTTTTAA
- a CDS encoding 4Fe-4S dicluster domain-containing protein, whose translation MSKTFFIDLTKCTACRGCQVACKQWKKLPAEKTENWGSHQNPKDLSGVTLKLVRFEEVGEGPELQWLFFPEQCRHCVEPPCLDAMTVPGSIVHDQETGAVVYTELTAKEPDKDGFGMSCPYDIPRINEETGQVVKCDMCIDRVKVGMLPACVQTCPTGAMNFGDREEMLALADTHLEKALKRFPDAELVDADSVRVIYLVQTNPDSYYESMSADASSIHKRGPMTRKQFLAKLGSPIKRMNG comes from the coding sequence ATGAGTAAGACATTCTTCATCGACCTGACCAAGTGTACGGCCTGCCGTGGTTGCCAGGTTGCTTGTAAACAATGGAAAAAACTGCCCGCAGAAAAGACCGAAAACTGGGGCTCCCACCAGAACCCCAAAGACCTGTCGGGTGTTACGCTGAAACTCGTCCGTTTTGAAGAAGTGGGCGAAGGCCCGGAGCTCCAGTGGCTGTTCTTCCCGGAACAATGCCGTCACTGTGTAGAACCACCGTGTCTGGATGCCATGACCGTACCCGGTTCCATCGTGCACGATCAGGAAACAGGCGCAGTCGTCTACACTGAATTGACTGCCAAGGAACCGGACAAGGATGGCTTTGGCATGTCCTGTCCTTACGACATCCCCCGTATCAACGAAGAAACCGGCCAGGTGGTCAAATGCGACATGTGCATTGACCGCGTCAAAGTCGGCATGCTGCCTGCCTGTGTGCAGACCTGCCCCACCGGGGCCATGAACTTCGGTGATCGCGAAGAGATGCTTGCCCTGGCCGACACACACCTGGAGAAAGCACTGAAGCGGTTTCCGGATGCGGAACTCGTCGATGCCGACAGCGTGCGCGTCATCTATCTCGTGCAGACCAACCCGGACAGTTACTACGAGTCAATGTCAGCTGATGCTTCCTCCATCCACAAGAGAGGCCCCATGACCAGAAAGCAGTTCCTGGCCAAACTGGGCAGCCCCATCAAACGGATGAATGGATAA
- the fdnG gene encoding formate dehydrogenase-N subunit alpha → MHTNRRNFLKLSAVAATATAFGGLGLGCTAKKAPLADRAEAMTPKWSKQTTTICCYCAVGCGLVVNTSLKDKRAINVEGDPDHPVNEGSLCAKGASIWQLAENDRRPDSVLYRAPYSKEFKKVSLSWALEKIAHNVKKSRDETFTYKNAKGQIVNRCDGIASVGSAALDNEECWAYQTMLRSLGLVYVEHQARIUHSATVAALAESFGRGAMTNHWIDIQNADCILIMGSNAAENHPISFKWVTRAQEKGATLIHVDPRFTRTSAKADMYAGIRSGADIAVLGGMIKYILDNDLIFKDYVVNYTNASFIIGDDYTFDDGIFAGYNPETRSYDKSKWAFAMDAEGNPRKDPTLKDPKCVYQMLKKHYERYNLDKASSISGMSKDELVKLYETYAATGVANKAGTIMYAMGWTQHTVGVQNIRSMAMIQLLLGNIGVAGGGVNALRGESNVQGSTDHCLLYHILPGYLKTPKAGQDTLAMYDKAYTPVSNDPKSANWWQNYPKYSASLLKSMWQNDTPADAYQFLPRLDSAAASEYSWLTLFDKMEKGQFQGLFAWGMNPACSGANANKNRRALGKLDWLVNVNIFPNETGWFWEGPDMKPEEIKTEVFFLPCAVSIEKEGSVTNSGRWMQWRYKGPDAPHGLKPDGDLMYELMHEIQTLYKKDGGAYPEPITRLTWEGIATDGVFDPHKTAKLINGHFTRDIEIKGKMYKKGDLVPSFAFLQADGSTASGNWLYCNSYTEKGNMAARRSLAQTPEQAKIGLYPNFSWCWPVNRRVLYNRASVDLQGKPYNPEKPVIEWNGEKWIGDVPDGGWAPGSKYAFIMRKHGFGQLYGPGRADGPLPEYYEPLECPVKAHPFSGTLHNPTALRFDSEEKAVCDPKYPFVGTTYRVTEHWQTGLMTRNCAWLTECEPQVFVEMSPELAELRGFENGEKVMVDSIRGSIWAIAIVTKRLKPFEVQGTTVHQVGLPWHFGWTWPKDGGDTANILTPSVGDPNTGIPETKAFMVNVRKA, encoded by the coding sequence ATGCATACCAACCGAAGGAACTTCCTCAAGCTCTCCGCTGTCGCGGCTACTGCCACGGCTTTTGGCGGACTCGGGCTTGGCTGTACTGCGAAAAAGGCACCCCTTGCCGATCGCGCTGAAGCCATGACGCCCAAATGGAGCAAACAGACAACGACTATCTGCTGTTACTGTGCAGTTGGGTGCGGTCTCGTTGTTAATACGTCCCTCAAGGACAAACGGGCCATCAACGTTGAAGGTGATCCCGATCATCCCGTCAATGAAGGCTCGCTCTGCGCAAAAGGCGCATCCATCTGGCAGCTGGCCGAAAATGATCGTCGCCCGGACTCTGTTCTCTACAGAGCTCCTTACTCCAAAGAATTCAAAAAAGTCTCTCTGAGCTGGGCATTGGAAAAAATCGCCCATAACGTCAAGAAGAGCCGTGATGAAACTTTCACTTACAAGAATGCAAAAGGACAGATAGTCAATCGCTGCGACGGCATCGCCTCTGTCGGTTCCGCCGCTCTCGATAACGAGGAGTGCTGGGCTTACCAGACAATGCTCCGCAGCCTCGGTCTGGTGTATGTGGAACACCAGGCTCGTATCTGACACAGCGCAACTGTTGCGGCTCTGGCAGAGTCGTTCGGACGCGGTGCGATGACCAATCACTGGATCGATATCCAGAACGCTGATTGCATTCTTATCATGGGCAGTAACGCTGCCGAAAACCACCCCATCTCCTTCAAGTGGGTAACCAGGGCGCAGGAAAAGGGTGCAACCCTGATCCACGTCGATCCCCGTTTCACCAGGACCTCGGCAAAGGCCGACATGTATGCGGGCATTCGCTCCGGCGCGGACATCGCTGTCCTCGGCGGCATGATCAAATATATCCTGGACAATGACCTGATCTTCAAGGATTACGTGGTCAATTACACCAACGCTTCCTTTATCATCGGCGACGACTATACCTTCGACGATGGCATCTTCGCCGGGTACAACCCCGAGACCAGAAGCTACGATAAATCCAAGTGGGCCTTTGCCATGGATGCCGAAGGCAATCCCAGAAAAGACCCCACCCTCAAAGATCCCAAATGCGTTTATCAGATGCTCAAGAAGCACTATGAACGCTACAATCTGGACAAAGCTTCATCCATCTCCGGCATGAGCAAGGATGAACTGGTCAAGCTGTACGAAACATACGCTGCGACCGGCGTTGCCAACAAGGCCGGTACCATCATGTACGCAATGGGCTGGACCCAGCACACCGTCGGCGTGCAGAACATCCGGTCCATGGCCATGATCCAATTGCTGCTCGGCAATATTGGTGTGGCTGGCGGCGGCGTCAACGCCTTGCGTGGCGAATCCAACGTTCAGGGTTCCACAGACCACTGTCTGCTGTACCACATCCTGCCCGGCTACCTGAAGACTCCCAAAGCGGGTCAGGACACGCTGGCGATGTACGACAAAGCATACACCCCGGTCTCCAATGATCCTAAATCCGCCAACTGGTGGCAGAACTACCCGAAATACTCCGCTTCTCTGCTCAAATCCATGTGGCAGAACGACACACCGGCGGATGCATACCAGTTCCTTCCCCGTCTGGACTCGGCAGCCGCCAGCGAATATTCCTGGCTCACCCTGTTCGACAAGATGGAAAAGGGACAGTTTCAGGGGCTGTTCGCTTGGGGCATGAACCCGGCCTGTTCCGGCGCAAATGCCAACAAGAACCGCCGTGCTCTCGGCAAACTCGACTGGCTCGTCAATGTCAATATCTTCCCAAATGAAACCGGTTGGTTCTGGGAAGGACCTGACATGAAGCCCGAAGAGATCAAGACCGAAGTCTTCTTCCTGCCCTGCGCAGTATCCATCGAAAAGGAAGGCTCCGTCACCAACTCTGGCCGCTGGATGCAGTGGCGTTACAAAGGTCCGGATGCACCGCACGGTCTGAAACCGGACGGCGACCTCATGTATGAATTGATGCATGAGATTCAGACCCTCTACAAAAAAGACGGCGGCGCATACCCCGAGCCGATTACTCGACTCACCTGGGAGGGCATCGCCACTGACGGCGTGTTCGACCCGCACAAAACCGCCAAGCTCATCAACGGACATTTCACCCGCGACATCGAGATCAAGGGCAAAATGTACAAGAAGGGCGACCTTGTGCCGAGCTTCGCATTCCTCCAGGCCGACGGTTCAACCGCTTCGGGCAACTGGCTGTACTGCAACTCATACACGGAAAAAGGCAACATGGCTGCACGACGCAGCTTGGCCCAGACCCCTGAACAGGCGAAAATCGGCTTGTATCCGAACTTCTCCTGGTGTTGGCCGGTTAACCGCCGCGTGCTCTACAACCGCGCTTCCGTGGACCTTCAGGGCAAACCCTACAACCCGGAAAAGCCTGTCATCGAATGGAACGGAGAAAAATGGATTGGTGATGTGCCTGACGGCGGATGGGCTCCGGGCTCCAAGTACGCCTTTATCATGCGCAAACACGGCTTCGGCCAGTTGTACGGCCCCGGCCGCGCAGACGGTCCGCTGCCAGAATACTATGAACCGCTGGAATGTCCGGTCAAGGCCCACCCCTTCTCCGGCACCCTGCACAACCCGACCGCCTTGAGATTCGACTCCGAAGAAAAGGCTGTCTGTGATCCCAAGTACCCGTTCGTCGGCACCACATACCGTGTCACCGAGCACTGGCAGACCGGTCTGATGACAAGAAACTGCGCATGGCTCACAGAGTGTGAACCGCAGGTATTCGTTGAGATGAGCCCGGAACTGGCAGAACTCAGAGGCTTCGAAAACGGCGAAAAGGTCATGGTTGATTCGATCCGTGGCTCCATCTGGGCCATTGCCATCGTAACCAAACGACTGAAACCATTTGAGGTGCAGGGAACCACCGTCCATCAGGTTGGTCTGCCCTGGCACTTTGGCTGGACATGGCCCAAGGATGGCGGTGACACAGCCAACATCCTGACTCCGTCCGTCGGCGACCCGAACACCGGCATCCCTGAAACCAAGGCCTTTATGGTCAACGTCCGCAAGGCGTAA
- a CDS encoding ABC transporter substrate-binding protein has product MRASFFALILFCLPLILGMGGCDPSDKSATTGSMSPGVTDTQIVLGSSLALTGHAGYLGTQTLRGAEAYIRHVNDNGGVHGRSIKIKAVDDSYDPPKCLANTQKFIIDNDVFALFCYVGTPTTVKALPLVEEARIPLVGMFTGANVLRQPFNRYVVNIRASYYQETKDAVRHMVNDLGLRKIAVFYQYDTYGFDGLIGTELALKEFNIEPVARGWYIRGTENIDEGLEKIRKSGAEAVVMIGTYDACARFINKAGERNYTPTFYTVSFVGAEELARRIKTDVPVKVLMSQVVPAPTDEPRNTTSTASEYITLLDRYFPNDTPSFVGLEGFLNARIMVEGLQKAGRFLTRENFIDAIESIRNFKLGPGMSITYGPHDRQGLEAIYFTRLRDGQFIPFSDWQGLKQELEVTP; this is encoded by the coding sequence ATGCGAGCCAGTTTTTTTGCACTCATACTTTTCTGCCTGCCCCTGATTCTGGGCATGGGTGGATGCGACCCCTCAGACAAATCCGCGACCACGGGTTCGATGTCTCCCGGCGTGACCGACACACAGATAGTTCTCGGCTCCTCTTTGGCCCTGACCGGACATGCGGGATACCTCGGCACACAGACGCTGCGCGGAGCTGAAGCATATATCCGCCACGTCAACGACAATGGCGGAGTGCATGGACGCTCCATAAAGATCAAGGCCGTGGATGATTCCTACGATCCGCCCAAATGCCTTGCCAACACACAAAAATTCATTATCGACAACGATGTTTTCGCGCTGTTCTGCTATGTGGGCACACCAACCACGGTCAAGGCTCTGCCACTTGTTGAAGAAGCGCGCATACCACTCGTGGGCATGTTCACCGGCGCCAACGTCCTGCGCCAGCCATTCAACCGATATGTAGTGAACATCCGGGCATCCTATTATCAGGAAACCAAAGACGCCGTGCGGCACATGGTCAATGATCTTGGCCTTCGAAAGATCGCGGTGTTCTACCAATACGACACCTATGGATTCGACGGGCTCATCGGCACCGAGCTTGCGCTCAAGGAATTCAATATCGAACCCGTGGCTCGCGGCTGGTACATCCGGGGTACCGAAAATATTGATGAAGGGTTGGAGAAAATCCGTAAATCCGGTGCTGAAGCCGTTGTTATGATCGGCACGTACGATGCCTGCGCTAGGTTCATCAACAAGGCGGGAGAACGTAACTACACCCCGACATTCTACACGGTGTCCTTTGTGGGTGCCGAAGAGCTGGCACGACGCATCAAGACCGATGTACCCGTCAAAGTTCTCATGTCGCAAGTTGTCCCGGCCCCGACCGATGAGCCAAGAAACACCACGAGCACGGCAAGCGAATACATTACCCTTCTGGACCGATATTTTCCAAATGATACCCCGAGCTTCGTCGGGCTGGAAGGATTTCTCAATGCACGGATCATGGTGGAAGGGTTGCAAAAAGCGGGACGATTCCTGACGCGTGAAAATTTCATCGACGCTATTGAATCCATCCGCAACTTCAAACTCGGCCCGGGAATGTCGATCACATATGGTCCCCATGATAGACAGGGGCTTGAAGCCATATACTTCACCCGGCTTCGGGATGGTCAATTCATACCGTTCTCCGACTGGCAAGGCTTGAAGCAGGAATTGGAGGTCACGCCATGA
- a CDS encoding formate dehydrogenase accessory protein FdhE, with product MEFNVEQYQRRFEKKITQLKGKSYISEELVDLLAAVARMQLKARIDATVVLPSDSELAPPEAVFQGVSLIARESFPHDSAQAAQLLQDLIGLLNKTGGPLGDGAKAVAKAIEDGEFTPAELFHKYLNDDTAFFASWAERTPGAPKAIAFLAFASLGPSIEAAADILAEKLPEMKVPEVGTCPICGSLPLISSLKEKEGFRHATCSFCRHEYRIKRIACPVCGEDDQKKLTFFTVDEEPGFRVDVCESCKTYIKTIDFRNLDRIAVPVLDDLDSLALDYVAAGQGYKRATLSAWGF from the coding sequence ATGGAATTTAATGTGGAACAATATCAACGGCGATTTGAAAAAAAGATCACCCAACTGAAAGGCAAATCCTACATTTCCGAGGAGCTCGTTGATCTGCTGGCTGCCGTGGCCCGAATGCAATTGAAGGCCCGCATTGACGCAACCGTGGTCTTGCCGAGCGACAGCGAACTGGCTCCGCCCGAAGCCGTGTTTCAGGGCGTCTCGTTGATCGCGCGCGAATCGTTTCCGCACGACAGCGCACAGGCCGCACAACTGTTGCAGGATCTTATAGGCTTGCTCAACAAGACAGGTGGTCCCTTGGGTGACGGCGCCAAGGCAGTAGCCAAAGCCATCGAGGACGGCGAATTCACTCCTGCTGAGCTGTTCCATAAATATCTGAACGACGACACTGCATTTTTTGCTTCCTGGGCCGAACGCACTCCGGGAGCCCCCAAGGCCATCGCTTTTCTCGCGTTCGCTTCGCTCGGTCCGTCCATTGAGGCCGCCGCAGACATCCTGGCCGAAAAACTGCCGGAAATGAAAGTCCCGGAAGTGGGAACATGCCCCATCTGTGGCAGCTTGCCGCTCATTTCCTCTCTCAAGGAAAAAGAAGGATTCCGGCACGCCACCTGTTCGTTCTGCCGACATGAATACCGGATCAAACGCATTGCCTGTCCGGTATGCGGAGAAGACGATCAGAAAAAACTGACGTTCTTTACCGTAGATGAAGAACCGGGATTTCGCGTGGACGTCTGCGAATCTTGCAAAACCTACATCAAGACCATTGATTTCAGGAATCTCGACCGAATAGCCGTACCCGTTCTCGACGATCTGGACTCTCTGGCCCTTGATTATGTGGCTGCCGGGCAGGGATACAAACGCGCAACACTTTCCGCCTGGGGATTCTAA